A window from Vibrio cortegadensis encodes these proteins:
- a CDS encoding phenylacetate--CoA ligase family protein, which produces MFLSGIYINSPIFVQNTLLSVRALIRVVIREGKSQQGLTKKLLAHDKNLNQLKKYSELELDSVIKKSETVPAYKKSKLESDGLESFPVISKDDIKSNSENFVSDAKKKNVIHGATSGTTGTPLSIPQDIESVIREQAFVARHLDWAGYQKGDKRAWIRGDMIVPLEQKTVPFWRYSWFEDMIMLSSFHMTKNALPHYIKAMVDFGVEIIQAYPSSIVTLAKYLESQGEYYPLGLKSIITSSESLSDEDRRVVEDRFQCTVFDWYGLFERVAAIANCEHGRYHVLTDYSHVEFFDAGNGTHEIVGTNFNNKHFPLIRYKTGDHVVLSDETHCPCGRVFPIISKIEGRVGDYLIGEDGQKVHILNHIPKGVDGLLACQFIQNEPRSIVISAVIDETVFDSNQESKLIANTKDRLGQTMSVGIKLVNSLDRTRNGKIRQAICTIKE; this is translated from the coding sequence ATGTTTTTAAGTGGAATCTATATTAACTCTCCAATCTTTGTTCAGAATACATTGTTAAGTGTACGGGCATTAATTAGAGTTGTTATTCGTGAAGGAAAAAGTCAACAAGGCTTAACTAAAAAATTACTAGCACATGATAAAAACCTTAATCAGTTGAAGAAATATTCTGAATTAGAGTTAGATTCGGTGATTAAAAAATCAGAAACAGTACCAGCTTATAAAAAGTCAAAGTTAGAGTCTGATGGATTAGAGAGTTTTCCTGTCATTAGTAAAGACGATATCAAATCGAATAGTGAAAACTTTGTTTCGGATGCAAAAAAGAAAAATGTTATTCATGGTGCAACAAGTGGCACTACTGGGACTCCTTTGTCCATCCCTCAAGATATTGAGTCGGTTATTCGCGAGCAAGCATTTGTTGCTCGCCACCTCGATTGGGCAGGTTATCAAAAAGGTGACAAGCGCGCGTGGATTCGAGGCGACATGATTGTTCCTTTAGAACAGAAGACCGTCCCATTTTGGCGATACTCATGGTTCGAAGATATGATTATGTTGTCATCCTTTCATATGACAAAAAATGCGTTACCACACTACATTAAAGCGATGGTTGATTTCGGTGTTGAAATTATTCAAGCCTACCCGTCATCAATCGTTACCCTTGCTAAATATCTAGAGTCGCAAGGCGAATATTACCCATTAGGCCTTAAGTCCATAATTACTTCTTCAGAATCGCTATCAGATGAAGACAGACGAGTAGTAGAAGACAGGTTCCAATGTACAGTTTTTGATTGGTACGGGTTATTTGAACGAGTGGCGGCAATCGCTAATTGTGAGCATGGTCGTTATCACGTGTTAACTGATTATTCTCATGTAGAGTTTTTTGACGCTGGGAATGGAACTCACGAAATCGTTGGAACCAATTTTAACAATAAGCATTTTCCCTTAATTCGATATAAAACGGGTGATCATGTCGTGTTGTCTGATGAGACCCACTGCCCATGCGGAAGAGTCTTCCCCATCATTAGTAAAATTGAGGGTCGTGTGGGTGATTATCTTATCGGTGAAGATGGTCAGAAGGTTCATATTTTGAACCACATTCCCAAAGGGGTAGATGGCTTACTTGCATGTCAATTTATTCAAAATGAACCGCGCTCAATCGTCATTTCGGCGGTCATAGATGAGACTGTGTTTGACTCAAACCAGGAATCAAAACTTATTGCTAACACCAAAGATAGATTGGGGCAAACAATGAGTGTGGGCATTAAATTGGTTAATTCTTTAGATAGAACACGAAATGGGAAAATAAGACAAGCAATATGCACAATCAAGGAATAG
- a CDS encoding glycosyltransferase family 4 protein, which yields MNKKINITVATDIHGQGGVATVLSVYKECGLFENNRVKLIASHSSNNKWGHLGAAQLFVMCIFKLAYYILFHDVGLVHIHMSSRGSYKRKSLLVRMVKALNTKVILHLHGAEFREFYANECDEKKKTHIRKTFEMSDKVIVLSSHWLDWAYQTLNKSDHVNVIYNAVPTLSIKRSEVQPGTIAFLGRIGPRKGALDLIHAFKQIKHALPHATLMMAGDGNICEYKEEAKKLGIDDSVHFLGWVSGQEKLDILKKADVYCLPSYNEGFPMGVLEAMSAGIAVVSSYAGGIPDAISDGVDGLLVDAGDIKNLEQALITMISDRDANREFVNAAKTKFDDNFSLDAIIPQMQKVYDDMLGSENE from the coding sequence GTGAATAAAAAAATTAATATTACAGTGGCAACCGATATTCATGGTCAAGGTGGTGTTGCTACCGTTTTAAGTGTCTATAAAGAGTGTGGTTTATTCGAAAATAATCGAGTGAAATTAATTGCTAGTCACTCCTCTAACAATAAATGGGGACACCTTGGCGCAGCGCAGTTGTTCGTCATGTGCATATTCAAGTTAGCTTATTATATTTTATTTCATGACGTTGGTTTAGTTCATATCCATATGTCTTCACGTGGAAGTTACAAGCGTAAATCTCTGTTAGTCAGAATGGTAAAAGCATTAAACACTAAAGTGATTCTTCATCTACATGGTGCTGAGTTCAGAGAGTTTTACGCCAATGAATGTGATGAAAAGAAAAAAACGCATATCAGAAAAACTTTTGAAATGTCAGACAAGGTTATTGTTCTTTCGTCACACTGGCTTGATTGGGCGTATCAAACACTTAATAAAAGTGATCATGTCAATGTTATTTATAATGCAGTTCCAACTTTATCGATAAAGAGATCCGAAGTCCAACCTGGAACGATTGCTTTTTTGGGAAGGATTGGCCCACGTAAAGGTGCACTCGATCTCATTCATGCTTTCAAGCAAATTAAACATGCTTTACCACATGCAACATTAATGATGGCAGGTGATGGAAATATATGTGAATACAAGGAAGAAGCAAAAAAGCTGGGTATTGACGACTCAGTTCACTTCTTAGGTTGGGTTAGTGGTCAGGAAAAATTAGATATCTTGAAAAAAGCGGACGTGTATTGTTTACCTAGCTACAACGAAGGGTTTCCTATGGGAGTCCTAGAAGCTATGTCTGCTGGTATTGCTGTCGTTTCAAGCTACGCAGGGGGTATTCCAGATGCCATATCTGATGGTGTTGATGGCCTGCTAGTTGATGCTGGAGATATCAAAAATTTAGAGCAAGCCTTGATCACTATGATTTCAGATCGTGATGCAAATAGAGAGTTTGTTAACGCGGCAAAGACTAAATTTGATGATAATTTTTCTCTTGATGCAATTATCCCTCAGATGCAAAAAGTTTATGATGATATGTTGGGCTCAGAAAATGAATAA
- a CDS encoding serine O-acetyltransferase: protein MLIGKWCNSHHLSFVSKIIYAIQFFLFNSSLPHSAIIGKGSKFAYGGIGCVIHKRARVGKNCTFGQNITIGGRSKHVDVPIIGDNVYIGAGARVLGPINIGDNVIIAPNAVVISDVPPSTIVGGIPAKVIKSDIDPSNFI, encoded by the coding sequence ATGTTAATTGGAAAATGGTGTAATAGTCATCATTTGAGTTTTGTGTCTAAGATAATTTACGCAATTCAATTTTTTCTTTTCAATTCGTCTCTTCCTCATAGTGCCATTATCGGGAAAGGTAGCAAATTTGCTTATGGCGGTATTGGGTGTGTTATACATAAAAGAGCGCGGGTCGGAAAAAACTGCACCTTTGGGCAAAACATTACTATAGGTGGTCGGTCTAAACATGTAGATGTCCCAATTATAGGGGATAATGTTTATATCGGTGCAGGTGCTCGCGTCCTTGGTCCAATAAATATTGGTGACAACGTGATTATTGCACCAAATGCAGTGGTTATCTCCGATGTACCACCATCAACCATTGTTGGTGGCATACCTGCAAAGGTGATCAAATCTGATATTGACCCTAGCAACTTTATTTAG
- a CDS encoding aspartate-semialdehyde dehydrogenase, producing the protein MNNIVDVKDTIFQQAKLRNFAGYDPFDGLNARFFCHFPSLKDSIVGLAWIQLFKRSPINFRPLFGVPEKRNPKGIGLFILGILEEYKSTKDSKLLAEAEELGNWLLEQNCAGDEWTSSCWGYHFDWKARAFFVPKGKPNVITTVYVSRALYQLGLQLGRDDMVNTALSSADFIVNHLYTNIDNQEFFAYIPGETAFVHNASLWAAAWVAFSASQTGNRKYRDLSLRIAARSAGQQSIDGSWVYGERHHHQFIDGFHTGYNLEALYEIKAALDTDVFDATIKKGLDYYINNFFEKDGTAKYYNTNRYPIDPHSVAQAIITLIKVDPTSEHIALAKKILNNSVDTLYSAEKKQFIYQKNNRFSIGINYIRWTQAWMYYSFSVYSNQNHNHSWPSEITK; encoded by the coding sequence ATGAATAACATTGTTGATGTAAAAGATACTATTTTTCAACAGGCGAAGTTACGAAACTTTGCTGGATATGATCCATTTGATGGTTTGAATGCCCGTTTTTTCTGTCATTTCCCAAGCTTGAAAGATAGCATCGTTGGACTAGCTTGGATCCAATTATTTAAGCGTTCACCTATCAACTTTCGCCCGTTATTTGGGGTGCCTGAAAAAAGGAATCCTAAGGGGATCGGTTTATTTATTTTAGGGATACTAGAAGAGTACAAAAGTACAAAGGACTCGAAATTACTTGCTGAAGCTGAAGAGTTAGGTAATTGGTTACTTGAACAAAATTGTGCTGGTGATGAATGGACCTCTTCTTGTTGGGGTTATCATTTTGACTGGAAAGCGCGTGCTTTTTTTGTTCCTAAAGGTAAACCTAACGTGATCACCACAGTTTATGTGAGTCGCGCATTATATCAACTCGGGCTCCAATTAGGACGCGACGATATGGTCAATACCGCCTTAAGCAGCGCTGATTTTATTGTGAACCATCTCTATACAAACATTGATAATCAGGAATTTTTTGCCTATATACCGGGTGAGACCGCTTTTGTTCACAACGCTAGTCTTTGGGCTGCTGCTTGGGTGGCATTTTCTGCCAGTCAAACAGGAAACAGGAAATACCGAGACTTGTCTTTAAGGATTGCTGCCCGTAGTGCTGGGCAACAATCTATAGATGGTAGTTGGGTTTATGGTGAACGGCACCATCACCAGTTTATCGATGGGTTTCATACTGGATATAATCTAGAAGCGCTGTATGAAATTAAAGCAGCGTTAGATACTGATGTTTTTGATGCGACGATAAAAAAAGGGCTAGACTATTACATCAATAATTTCTTCGAAAAAGATGGTACTGCGAAATACTATAATACTAATCGATATCCAATTGATCCTCATTCTGTCGCCCAAGCTATCATCACATTAATAAAAGTTGACCCTACATCAGAACATATCGCTTTGGCGAAAAAAATACTGAATAACTCTGTTGATACTCTGTACTCAGCAGAGAAGAAACAATTTATTTATCAGAAGAATAATCGGTTCTCTATTGGAATCAATTACATTCGTTGGACTCAAGCTTGGATGTATTATTCATTTTCTGTTTATTCTAACCAAAATCATAACCACTCATGGCCATCCGAAATCACCAAGTAA